In Sulfitobacter sp. W027, a single window of DNA contains:
- a CDS encoding alpha/beta fold hydrolase translates to MSTLERNNVRVAGAGNRPMVFAHGFGCDQSMWRHVAPEFEADFKVVTFDYIGAGGSDWSAYDPAKYATLDGYAEDIVEIGRELDLRDAILVGHSVSAMIAALATIRAPELFSDLIMVCPSPHYLNDGSYRGGFSAPDIEQLIASLEENPLAWSASMAPAIMGNPDRPELGEELTASFCRLDPRIASDFAKALFTADNRPDLPKIPARTLILQCRNDILASENIGAYVRDNVADSQLAVLNASGHCPHLSAPDQVISAMQGFL, encoded by the coding sequence TTGTCCACGCTCGAACGCAATAATGTCAGGGTTGCTGGCGCAGGAAACCGGCCGATGGTTTTTGCGCATGGGTTCGGCTGCGACCAATCGATGTGGCGTCACGTCGCGCCTGAGTTTGAGGCGGATTTCAAGGTCGTGACCTTCGACTACATTGGCGCTGGCGGGTCGGATTGGAGCGCGTACGACCCAGCCAAATATGCAACGCTTGACGGCTATGCAGAAGACATAGTCGAAATCGGGCGCGAGCTTGATCTGCGAGACGCCATTCTGGTGGGACATTCGGTAAGCGCCATGATTGCCGCCTTGGCGACGATCCGCGCGCCTGAATTGTTCAGTGACTTGATCATGGTCTGCCCCTCACCGCACTATCTGAATGATGGAAGTTATCGGGGCGGTTTTAGCGCGCCGGATATCGAGCAACTCATTGCATCGCTGGAAGAAAACCCATTGGCATGGTCTGCCTCTATGGCCCCTGCGATTATGGGAAATCCTGATCGGCCCGAGTTGGGCGAGGAACTAACCGCAAGCTTTTGCCGCCTCGACCCCCGCATCGCGAGTGACTTCGCAAAAGCGCTATTCACTGCCGACAATCGACCCGATTTGCCGAAAATACCAGCGCGCACGCTAATCCTCCAGTGCCGCAATGACATTCTCGCCTCCGAAAACATAGGCGCGTACGTCCGAGACAATGTCGCTGACAGCCAACTTGCGGTACTGAACGCATCTGGGCACTGTCCCCATCTGAGCGCCCCGGACCAAGTCATCTCCGCGATGCAGGGCTTCCTTTAG
- a CDS encoding HAMP domain-containing sensor histidine kinase, translating to MTALFSIASRVVFETSVLPLLHLHGEVSGVSLDLSSRTGENIPVMISATARGTGQSRMTQMVLLRSERRRNFERDLLEARAETEARLSIAQKQGELREQFVAILGHDLRNPVAAFYAGIRALSRNPPKDKKAELLQLMQGSVHRMERLIENVLDYARERLGSGIELDLGVGDLEPAIRQAVEELRAVHPDRDLKLSLNIGHDVECDAQRIGQLVSNLLGNALTHGDTERPVTVDAVTFANNGLKINVCNHGPQISAETQKRLFDPFDRGDESNYRKGLGLGLHIASEIAKAHHGGMSIQSDEDVTCFTFQMSSGDAPGRD from the coding sequence GTGACCGCGCTTTTCAGCATCGCAAGTCGCGTCGTATTCGAAACCAGCGTGCTCCCGCTTCTTCATCTACATGGTGAAGTTTCGGGGGTCAGCCTGGACCTATCCTCTCGCACTGGTGAGAACATTCCCGTTATGATCAGCGCAACCGCGCGCGGCACAGGCCAAAGTCGGATGACCCAAATGGTCCTTCTCAGGTCAGAGCGGCGGCGCAATTTCGAACGCGACCTGCTGGAGGCCCGGGCCGAGACCGAAGCGCGTTTGTCGATCGCTCAAAAACAAGGCGAATTGCGCGAACAGTTTGTGGCCATCTTGGGTCACGATCTTCGAAATCCTGTGGCTGCCTTTTACGCAGGCATCCGCGCCCTTTCCCGGAACCCTCCGAAAGACAAGAAGGCAGAGCTTTTGCAGCTCATGCAGGGCAGCGTTCATCGCATGGAGCGCCTTATTGAAAACGTTCTCGATTACGCGCGGGAACGCTTGGGCAGCGGGATAGAACTTGATCTGGGGGTGGGCGATCTTGAACCCGCGATCCGACAGGCCGTCGAAGAATTGCGTGCGGTACATCCCGACAGGGACCTTAAACTGAGTTTGAACATCGGGCACGATGTCGAATGCGATGCGCAGCGTATCGGGCAGTTGGTCTCGAATCTTCTTGGCAATGCGCTGACGCATGGCGACACAGAGCGCCCTGTCACCGTGGACGCCGTAACTTTTGCGAACAACGGGTTGAAAATCAACGTGTGCAATCACGGCCCGCAAATTTCGGCAGAGACGCAGAAAAGGCTGTTTGATCCATTCGACCGAGGAGATGAAAGTAACTATCGCAAGGGGCTGGGACTGGGTCTTCACATCGCGTCAGAGATTGCCAAGGCGCATCATGGAGGCATGAGTATCCAGTCTGACGAGGATGTAACGTGCTTTACCTTTCAGATGTCTTCCGGTGACGCGCCCGGCAGAGATTGA
- a CDS encoding YdiY family protein, with the protein MNTLAKLATVSTLALIIAAPVSAQSTLTGVTALNDEIDDITTQVERDQRRGEDADRFGPNGVAQGWRGSFALTASGTSGNTDNGEVAGAGRLTYGIGDWNHLIGFAVEYGEANGTKNEEKFFGTYEASRYFTPEFYMFGIGRFQYDGLLTDNSGTILPGSETDAFLGFGPGYRVLSEPNHTWRVQAGPGARYYKDATGDSDTEVGFIVSSRYYYALTDTVSFTNDTDVLGSETNTIVSNDAGVNFKVSNNLSTRVSYRTDYNTDPTAGLKSTDNTIGLSLVMGF; encoded by the coding sequence ATGAACACTCTCGCAAAACTTGCCACCGTTTCGACTCTGGCGCTGATCATCGCTGCACCTGTATCAGCCCAAAGCACATTGACCGGCGTGACCGCGCTGAATGATGAAATCGACGATATCACAACGCAGGTTGAGCGCGACCAGCGCCGCGGCGAAGATGCTGACCGCTTTGGGCCCAATGGTGTGGCACAGGGCTGGCGCGGGTCTTTTGCGCTGACAGCCTCTGGCACCTCAGGCAACACCGACAACGGTGAAGTGGCCGGTGCGGGCCGCTTGACCTATGGCATCGGCGACTGGAACCACCTTATCGGCTTTGCGGTAGAATATGGCGAAGCAAATGGCACAAAGAACGAAGAGAAGTTCTTTGGCACCTATGAGGCCAGCCGCTACTTCACGCCAGAATTCTACATGTTCGGGATTGGCCGCTTCCAATATGACGGGCTGCTGACCGACAACTCTGGCACCATCCTGCCCGGTTCGGAAACCGACGCCTTCCTCGGCTTTGGTCCCGGCTACCGCGTGCTGAGCGAGCCGAACCACACTTGGCGCGTTCAGGCTGGCCCCGGTGCCCGTTACTACAAAGACGCGACCGGCGATTCTGACACCGAAGTCGGTTTTATCGTGTCTTCGCGCTACTACTATGCGCTGACCGACACGGTTTCGTTTACCAATGACACCGACGTTCTTGGCTCTGAAACAAACACGATCGTTTCGAACGATGCTGGCGTCAATTTCAAGGTGTCCAACAACCTCTCGACACGTGTCAGCTATCGTACGGACTACAACACCGATCCGACTGCCGGCCTCAAGTCGACCGACAACACCATCGGCCTGTCGCTGGTGATGGGCTTCTAA